The Miscanthus floridulus cultivar M001 chromosome 7, ASM1932011v1, whole genome shotgun sequence genome includes a region encoding these proteins:
- the LOC136462356 gene encoding F-box protein GID2-like: MKCRSDSSGSGGDDPRPPAPAATGEPSKKQRTEGECSSSSSIAAGECSSSFSQAPPPPVLPKDARVDEPAPPPPPGSEPGGGEQVRVPDLGEDLVFEVLMRAEARTLAAAACVSRGWRVLARDERLWEAACLRDWAYTGFSEQMLRSVVLSLGGFRRLHEMYIRPVQQRAAGAPPAGQQQRRQLPVRMGRDQVQVSLSLLSTSFFLKMPDAPPSPPKDKDKDTDKNGGGQCG; this comes from the coding sequence ATGAAGTGCCGCTCCGATTCGTCAGGCAGCGGTGGCGACGACCCCCGGCCCCCGGCCCCCGCTGCCACGGGCGAGCCAAGTAAGAAGCAGCGGACGGAGGGCGAGTGCTCGTCTTCAAGCTCCATCGCGGCGGGCGAGTGCTCGTCTTCGTTCTCGCAGGCTCCACCGCCGCCGGTGTTGCCGAAGGACGCAAGAGTGGAcgagccggcgccgccgccgcctccaggtTCGGAGCCCGGAGGGGGCGAGCAGGTGAGGGTGCCGGATCTCGGGGAGGACCTGGTGTTCGAGGTGCTGATGCGAGCAGAGGCCCGGACGCTGGCGGCCGCGGCGTGCGTGAGCCGCGGGTGGCGCGTGCTGGCGCGGGACGAGCGGCTGTGGGAGGCGGCGTGCCTGCGGGATTGGGCCTACACGGGATTCTCCGAGCAGATGCTTCGCAGCGTCGTGCTTTCGCTCGGCGGCTTCCGGCGCCTACACGAGATGTACATCCGTCCGGTCCAGCAGCGTGCTGCTGGAGCGCCGCCCGCCGGGCAGCAGCAGAGGCGCCAGTTGCCGGTGAGGATGGGCCGGGATCAGGTCCAAGTCTCACTGTCTCTGCTCTCGACCTCGTTCTTTCTGAAGATGCCTGATGCTCCTCCATCACCTCCTAAGGACAAGGATAAAGATACAGATAAGAATGGAGGTGGCCAATGTGGGTGA